From a region of the Danio aesculapii chromosome 4, fDanAes4.1, whole genome shotgun sequence genome:
- the kiss2 gene encoding kisspeptin 2: MNTKALILFMSAMVSQSTAMRAIFTDMDTPEPIPDPKARFLSLERRQFEEPSASDDASLCFFIQEKDETSQISCKHRLARSKFNYNPFGLRFGKRNEATTSDSDRLKHKHLLPMMLYLRKQLETS; encoded by the exons ATGAATACCAAGGCACTGATTCTCTTCATGTCTGCAATGGTCAGTCAGTCTACAGCTATGAGAGCAATATTCACTGACATGGACACACCAGAGCCTATACCAG ACCCCAAAGCGCGTTTTCTGTCATTGGAGCGAAGGCAGTTTGAGGAGCCCAGCGCTTCAGACGACGCAAGTCTTTGCTTTTTCATCCAGGAAAAAGACGAAACGAGTCAAATATCCTGCAAACATCGACTAGCACGCAGTAAATTCAACTACAACCCGTTTGGGCTGCGCTTCGGGAAGCGAAACGAAGCGACAACCAGCGACTCTGACAGACTCAAACACAAGCACCTGCTGCCAATGATGCTTTACCTGAGAAAACAATTAGAAACGTCGTGA
- the ldhba gene encoding L-lactate dehydrogenase B-A chain yields the protein MASVMQKLITPLASGPAEPPRNKVTIVGVGQVGMACAVSVLLRELADELALVDVVEDRLKGEMLDLQHGSLFLKTPKIVADKDYSVTANSRIVVVTAGVRQQEGESRLNLVQRNVNIFKHIIPQIVKYSPDCILVVVSNPVDVLTYVTWKLSGLPKHRVIGSGTNLDSARFRYIMAEKLGIHASSFNGYILGEHGDTSVPVWSGANVAGVSLQKLNPDIGTDKDAENWKEAHKMVVDSAYEVIKLKGYTNWAIGLSVADLTETLVKNLNRVHPVSTMVKGMYGINEEVYLSLPCVLNSSGVGSVINMTLTDGEIGQLKSSADTLWGIQKDLKDL from the exons ATGGCCTCAGTAATGCAGAAGCTGATCACTCCTCTGGCCAGCGGCCCCGCTGAGCCCCCTAGGAACAAGGTTACTATTGTTGGCGTGGGGCAGGTGGGCATGGCCTGTGCTGTCAGCGTCCTGCTTAGG GAGCTTGCAGATGAACTGGCTCTGGTTGATGTTGTGGAAGACCGACTGAAGGGAGAGATGCTGGATCTGCAGCATGGCAGCCTTTTCCTCAAGACACCCAAGATTGTGGCTGACAAGG ACTACTCTGTGACCGCTAACTCTCGTATTGTGGTGGTGACTGCTGGAGTGCGTCAGCAGGAGGGCGAGAGCAGACTGAACCTGGTGCAGAGGAACGTCAACATTTTCAAACACATCATCCCTCAGATTGTCAAATACAGTCCTGACTGCATTCTCGTCGTGGTGTCCAATCCAG TGGATGTTCTGACCTATGTGACCTGGAAGTTGAGTGGCCTGCCAAAGCACCGTGTCATTGGCAGCGGGACCAACCTGGACTCCGCCCGCTTCCGCTACATCATGGCAGAGAAGCTGGGCATCCACGCCAGCAGCTTTAATGGATACATCCTGGGTGAACACGGAGACACCAGTG tTCCTGTATGGAGCGGGGCAAATGTGGCTGGAGTCAGCCTGCAGAAACTCAATCCTGACATTGGCACCGATAAAGATGCTGAAAACTGGAAGGAAGCTCACAAGATGGTTGTGGACAG TGCCTATGAGGTGATCAAGCTGAAGGGATACACCAACTGGGCCATCGGCCTCAGTGTGGCCGACCTGACAGAGACTCTGGTGAAGAACCTGAACAGAGTCCACCCTGTGTCCACCATGGTGAAG GGCATGTATGGCATCAACGAGGAGGTTTACCTGAGTCTGCCCTGTGTGCTGAACAGCAGCGGTGTGGGCAGCGTCATCAACATGACCCTGACCGATGGAGAAATCGGCCAGCTGAAGAGCAGCGCAGACACTCTGTGGGGCATCCAAAAAGACCTGAAAGACCTGTAG